The genomic region TGTAGTAGTTGCCGACGATCCTGAACTGCCCCGCGGGCGGGTTGTGGTGGATGAAGCCGCGGTTGAAGTTGTAGACGACGTTGTTCTTCACCTCGGCCGGCCCCCGCCCGCAGGCTGGATTGCGGTTGCCGTTGTGGGCGAAGAGATTGTGGTGGAGGCTCACGCGCGGCCGATTGACGAGCAGCCCGTAGTTGTGCACGCCCTCCGGGTGGCCTTCGGTCGCCGCCATGCTGAGCGTCGACCACTGCACCGTCGCGTCCCACACGGTGAAGATGCCCATCACTTCGTCCACGCCGAAGGCGGCCGAGACGTGATCGAAGATCACGCGGCCCGTCTCGACGAGCTGCACGCCGTCGTAGGAGCCGCCGCCCTCGCCCGCGAAGGCGGGCCGAATGCGCAGGTGGCGAACGATGACGTTGCTGATCCCTCCGCTGCCGTAGAGCCGACCGCGGATCGTGATGCCGCCGCCGGGCGCGGTCTGGCCCGCGATCGTGACATCGCCGTGGCGGATGCGGATCGGATCGGCTTCGATCACGCCCGATACCGCGAAGACCACGATGCGCGGCTCGTCCTGATCGAGCGCTTCCTGCAGGCTGCCGGGTCCCGAGGCCGCGAGCGTGGTGACCTTGATCACGCGACCGCCGCGACCGCCCGTGGCCTGGGCGCCGAAGCCCTCGGCGCCGGGAAAGGCGAGCACGGGCTGGGGTGTGTCGTCGTCATCGTCATCGGGC from bacterium harbors:
- a CDS encoding pectate lyase precursor — its product is MLAFPGAEGFGAQATGGRGGRVIKVTTLAASGPGSLQEALDQDEPRIVVFAVSGVIEADPIRIRHGDVTIAGQTAPGGGITIRGRLYGSGGISNVIVRHLRIRPAFAGEGGGSYDGVQLVETGRVIFDHVSAAFGVDEVMGIFTVWDATVQWSTLSMAATEGHPEGVHNYGLLVNRPRVSLHHNLFAHNGNRNPACGRGPAEVKNNVVYNFNRGFIHHNPPAGQFRIVGNYYKQGPEGSARPFVFDDTAGEGLAYYLADNFIDDPGDYLGIVDNPWTDAVYLDIYGGLGKGEEYRARSDFDFAAATPDYIAVTTQSPAEAYAQVLAEAGAWPRDVVDQTVVEETEQRTGEWGARIPADLLAGLTPGTPPTDADEDGMADAWESARGLSPADPSDHATVMSSGYTAIEDYINGLAAALLP